From Solea senegalensis isolate Sse05_10M linkage group LG7, IFAPA_SoseM_1, whole genome shotgun sequence, a single genomic window includes:
- the kcnq1.1 gene encoding potassium voltage-gated channel subfamily KQT member 1.1, producing MSKSAPYQANTRRSSGVARGNRPPELELSETSFKERTQLGNDTFSERDQMQGDGKSRTEVPTVNLHPYLSHPRMSVRMSVYSTGVRPVLTRAYIQGRVYNFLERPSGWKCFAYHFTVFLIVLSCLILSVLSTIHEYQGLAHTTLFWVEIILVVFFGVEYFVRLWSAGCRSKYVGIWGRLRFARKPISIIDLIVVVASVVVLSVGSKGQVFATSAVRGIRFLQILRMLHVDRQGGTWRLLGSVVFIHRQELITTLYIGFLSLIFSSYFVYLAEKDAVDSNGSLEFGNYADALWWGVVTVTTIGYGDKVPQTWIGKTIASCFSVFAISFFALPAGILGSGFALKVQQKQRQKHFNRQIPAAACLIQTSWRCFAIENYESATFKMFLRKRSNIPASTLSTPKTKKSVKIRRKMKSSDKDNGLTSPTVPSITFDSVFDSGKELSSDVYSTVETDHQQSWTSLSSLQFSSPPPVKRNPGLLDVQSPDPLQRNCSFADDLELESERDSELTPVTSVSQLTESHRKAIRVIQRMRYLVAKRNFQQARKPYDVRDVIEQYSQGHLNLMVRIKELQRRLDQSLGKITLFQTGSDRTRDKGNNSIGSRLNRMEDKITHMEQTLNHIAQSLTFLLDQRDVAGGEGGGKQRPRLSRTCNVLLSQDSLPSYDQLSSSPPSFSSNTASTAACNNPTLSTVPSQDENC from the exons ATGTCTAAATCCGCCCCCTATCAGGCGAACACACGGAGGTCCTCTGGTGTGGCACGTGGAAACAGACCACCGGAGCTGGAGCTGTCGGAGACCAGTTTTAAAGAAAGGACACAACTGGGCAACGATACTTTTTCTGAAAGAGACCAAATGCAAGGGGACGGTAAAAGTCGCACCGAGGTGCCCACTGTCAACCTCCACCCTTACTTATCACATCCTCGGATGTCTGTACGGATGTCGGTGTACAGCACCGGGGTCCGACCAGTCCTGACCCGCGCCTACATCCAAGGACGCGTGTATAACTTTCTGGAAAGGCCGTCTGGCTGGAAATGCTTCGCCTATCACTtcacagt GTTTCTTATAGTTCTGTCTTGTCTGATCCTGAGTGTCCTCTCTACCATTCACGAGTACCAAGGCCTGGCTCACACTACACTTTTCTGGGTG GAAATCATCCTCGTGGTGTTCTTCGGTGTGGAATATTTTGTCCGCCTCTGGTCAGCAGGCTGCCGCAGTAAATATGTTGGCATCTGGGGGCGACTGCGCTTTGCCAGGAAGCCGATATCTATTATAG ATCTGATTGTAGTCGTTGCCTCAGTAGTTGTCTTGTCAGTGGGTTCTAAAGGACAGGTGTTTGCCACCTCTGCTGTAAG AGGGATTCGCTTCCTACAGATCCTGCGTATGCTTCATGTTGACCGGCAGGGAGGAACCTGGCGTCTCCTGGGCTCTGTTGTCTTCATCCATCGGCAG GAGCTGATCACTACCTTATACATTGGCTTCCTGAGCCTGATCTTCTCCTCATACTTTGTCTACCTAGCAGAGAAAGACGCAGTTGATAGCAACGGCTCTCTTGAGTTTGGAAACTACGCAGATGCTCTGTGGTGGGGAGTG gtgacagtGACTACCATTGGCTATGGAGACAAAGTGCCACAAACCTGGATTGGAAAGACCATTGCATCCTGTTTCTCAGTCTTTgccatttctttctttgctctgcCCGCA GGAATCCTGGGCTCAGGCTTCGCCTTGAAAGTGCAGCAGaagcaaagacagaaacacTTCAATAGACAGATCCCTGCAGCTGCCTGTCTCATTCAG ACATCATggcgatgttttgcaattgagaACTATGAGTCGGCTACATTCAAGATGTTTTTGAGGAAAAGATCCAACATCCCTGCCTCCACTTTGTCCACCCCCAAGACTAAGAAATCG GTGAAGAtaaggaggaagatgaagagctCTGACAAGGACAATGGTCTGACTTCTCCCACAGTTCCCAGCATCACCTTTGACTCTGTGTTTGACAGTGGGAAGGAGCTCAGTTCAGATGTTTACAGCACTGTGGAAACAG ATCACCAGCAGTCTTGGACGTCTCTATCTTCCCTTCAGTtcagctctcctcctccag TAAAAAGAAACCCTGGCCTTTTGGATGTCCAGTCCCCTGACCCCCTCCAGAGGAATTGTAGCTTTGCAGACGACCTGGAACTGGAGTCAGAACGAGACAGTGAGCTGACCCCTGTCacctctgtgtcaca ATTGACAGAGTCACACCGCAAAGCCATCAGGGTGATACAGAGAATGCGCTACCTTGTGGCCAAGAGGAATTTTCAG CAAGCACGTAAGCCGTATGACGTGCGAGATGTGATCGAGCAATACTCTCAGGGCCACCTCAACCTCATGGTGCGAATCAAGGAGCTGCAGAGAAG ACTGGACCAGTCTTTAGGGAAGATAACTTTGTTCCAGACAGGCTCGG ACAGAACCAGAGACAAAGGCAACAACTCCATTGGCTCCAGACTCAACAGGATGGAGGATAAG ATAACGCACATGGAGCAGACACTGAACCACATTGCACAGTCCCTTACCTTCCTGCTGGACCAGAGAGATGTTGCAGGAGGCGAAGGTGGAGGCAAGCAGAGGCCACGGCTCAGCCGGACCTGTAATGTCCTCCTGAGCCAGGACAGCCTGCCGAGCTATGACCAGCTGTCTTCATCACCTCCGTCCTTCTCTTCCAACACAGCCAGCACAGCGGCCTGCAACAACCCGACCCTCAGTACTGTTCCCAGTCAGGATGAGAACTGCTGA
- the cdkn1ca gene encoding cyclin-dependent kinase inhibitor 1Ca — translation MNPIGRRESVCRSLFGPVDHDQLRRDLKQKLREMTEQDSRRWNFNFHTDTPLPGRFTWEEIPADCAAAVYQEPAQPRDSIPALTEDDGGDNGRLSEREEGAGTDQENCPRISNKCPAEVTPVRRKRSLSKTRSNARITDFFAKRRRTTDNKSILMKPLHTSSSEAALCKTIR, via the exons GGGCGAAGGGAGTCGGTTTGCAGGAGTCTGTTTGGCCCTGTAGACCACGACCAACTGCGCCGGGACCTGAAGCAGAAGCTGAGGGAGATGACTGAGCAGGACAGCCGCCGCTGGAACTTTAACTTCCACACTGACACGCCGCTGCCCGGCAGGTTTACGTGGGAGGAAATCCCCGCAGACTGCGCTGCTGCTGTCTACCAGGAGCCCGCACAGCCGCGGGACTCTATCCCCGCCTTGACCGAGGATGACGGTGGTGATAATGGCAGGCTGAGCGAGCGCGAGGAAGGCGCGGGGACAGATCAGGAGAACTGTCCCCGCATCTCCAACAAGTGTCCCGCAGAAGTGACGCCCGTCCGCAGGAAGAGGTCGCTCTCCAAAACCAGAAGCAACGCACGAATCACAG aTTTCTTTGCTAAGAGGAGAAGGACGACGGACAACAAAAGCATCCTGATGAAACCTCTTCACACAAGTTCCAGTGAAGCAGCTCTGTGCAAAACTATAAGATGA